The following coding sequences are from one Triticum aestivum cultivar Chinese Spring chromosome 5A, IWGSC CS RefSeq v2.1, whole genome shotgun sequence window:
- the LOC123106676 gene encoding uncharacterized protein, translating into MNFSRSTTAALHPAGAPNSGHLPPPPTSGSSAAPGSAAPSSPARSRHQSAPRPMGPAAGLLLQPRRHRPPGPAATPPHASDPAAAPPPTAGSSRRPNREIRPPPHPAAAMSSSIALWCSAARPSLPSGANFPLRHLDLPSPSVQPALCSGAPSYSSSTCGMNLAFDRKLISPPIYFGLMGDGQPIGRYDDMWLTGDLRPPWTRSQDGAALHLAQQGQQPVREPEGVKGHLLAGGHHPLLLGREADKECDTVQKCYISLSQQVKEKLGKIDPYFIKLADAMVIWIEARDMLNSKDSKEADANGKLKGK; encoded by the exons ATGAACTTCTCCCGATCCACCACCGCCGCCCTACATCCCGCCGGCGCGCCTAACTCCGGCCACctaccgccgccaccgacgagcggATCCAGCGCCGCGCCAGGTTCGGCCGCCCCTTCTTCCCCAGCGCGCTCCCGCCACCAGAGCGCCCCCCGGCCCATGGGTCCCGCCGCCGGTCTCCTCCTAcaaccccgccgccaccgtccccCGGGTCCAGCTGCAACTCCGCCACACGCCTCGGATCCGGCTGCGGCGCCGCCCCCCACCGCAGGATCCAGCCGCCGCCCCAACCGCGAgatccgtccgccaccccatccagcCGCCGCGATGTCATCGTCCATCGCCCTGTGGTGCAGTGCGGCGCGCCCTTCCCTCCCGTCCGGCGCGAACTTCCCTCTACGCCACCTCGACCTTCCCTCCCCTTCGGTGCAGCCTGCCCTCTGCTCCGGCGCGCCCTCCTACTCCTCCTCCACGTGCGGCATGAACCTGGCCTTCGACCGCAAGCTCATCAGCCCGCCCATATACTTCGGCCTCATGGGCGACGGCCAGCCCATCGGACGCTACGACGACATGTGGCTGACTG GTGATCTGCGACCACCTTGGACTAGGAGTCAAGACGGGGCTGCCCTACATCTGGCACAGCAAGGCCAACAACCCGTTCGTGAACCTGAAGGAGTAAAAGGGCATCTTCTGGCAGGAGGACATCATCCCCTTCTTCTAGGTCGCGAAGCTGACAAGGAATGCGACACCGTGCAGAAGTGCTACATCTCGCTCTCGCAGCAGGTCAAGGAGAAGCTCGGCAAGATCGACCCCTACTTCATCAAGCTTGCCGACGCCATGGTCATCTGGATCGAGGCCCGGGACATGCTCAACTCCAAGGACTCCAAGGAGGCCGACGCCAACGGCAAGCTCAAGGGGAAGTAG